One region of Thiomonas intermedia genomic DNA includes:
- a CDS encoding acetyl-CoA carboxylase carboxyltransferase subunit alpha, translated as MSKKVFLDFEQPVAELENKIDELRYVQDESAVDISEEIGRLQKKSQQLTKDLYAKLTPWQTTQIARHAQRPYTLDYANQIFTDFHELHGDRAFADDQSIVGGLARLGGQACMVIGHQKGRDTKERALRNFGMPKPEGYRKALRLMKLAEKFHLPIFTFVDTPGAYPGIDAEERSQSEAIGRNIYEMAQLEVPIISTIIGEGGSGGALAIAVCDQLLMLQYAIYSVISPEGCASILWKSAERAPEAAEALGLTAHRLKALGLVDKIVNEPVGGAHRDPAAMATSLKRALGESLRHFQHTPAAELVKQRLDRLQHFGKFEDTKSAGR; from the coding sequence ATGAGTAAAAAAGTCTTTCTCGATTTTGAGCAGCCGGTTGCAGAACTGGAGAACAAGATCGACGAATTGCGCTATGTGCAGGATGAATCCGCCGTTGACATTTCAGAAGAAATCGGCCGCCTGCAGAAGAAAAGCCAGCAACTGACCAAGGACCTCTACGCCAAGCTCACACCCTGGCAGACCACGCAGATCGCGCGGCATGCCCAGCGGCCCTACACCCTGGACTATGCCAACCAGATATTCACCGATTTCCACGAGCTGCATGGTGACCGCGCCTTCGCCGACGATCAATCCATCGTGGGCGGTCTGGCCCGCCTGGGTGGGCAGGCCTGCATGGTGATCGGCCACCAGAAGGGGCGGGACACCAAGGAGCGTGCCCTGCGCAACTTCGGCATGCCCAAGCCCGAGGGTTATCGCAAGGCCTTGCGGCTGATGAAGCTGGCGGAGAAGTTCCATCTGCCCATCTTCACTTTCGTGGATACGCCGGGCGCCTATCCCGGCATCGATGCCGAAGAGCGCAGCCAGTCGGAGGCCATCGGCCGCAATATCTATGAGATGGCGCAGCTCGAAGTGCCCATCATTTCGACCATCATCGGCGAGGGCGGGTCTGGCGGGGCACTGGCCATCGCCGTATGTGACCAACTGCTGATGCTGCAGTACGCGATCTACTCCGTGATTTCGCCCGAAGGTTGTGCATCCATTCTGTGGAAGAGCGCAGAAAGGGCGCCTGAGGCCGCCGAGGCGCTCGGCCTGACAGCGCACCGTTTGAAGGCGCTGGGGCTGGTGGACAAGATCGTCAATGAGCCTGTGGGCGGTGCGCACCGCGACCCGGCTGCCATGGCGACGTCGCTCAAGCGCGCCTTGGGCGAGTCGTTGCGCCATTTCCAACATACCCCGGCTGCCGAACTGGTGAAGCAAAGACTCGATCGTTTGCAGCATTTCGGGAAGTTCGAAGACACCAAGTCGGCGGGACGCTGA
- a CDS encoding DNA-3-methyladenine glycosylase family protein, with protein MRKLIKTHAGTRLQSRGDPFQTLARSIIGQQISVKAAQTVWDRFCAAVPEVAPAHLLGLSEEALRACGLSGRKAGYVRDLATKFHEGEVHPDKWQDMPDDAIAAELLSIRGIGRWTADMFLIFHLMRPDVLPLGDLGLIKGVSQTYFAGEPVTQSEVREVAAAWAPWRSVGTWYIWRSLDPLPVNY; from the coding sequence ATGCGCAAGCTCATCAAGACGCATGCCGGAACCCGGCTGCAAAGCCGTGGCGATCCGTTTCAGACCTTGGCGCGATCCATCATTGGCCAGCAGATCTCCGTCAAAGCCGCCCAAACCGTCTGGGATCGCTTTTGCGCCGCGGTTCCCGAGGTCGCGCCCGCGCATTTGCTAGGACTGAGCGAGGAGGCCTTGCGCGCCTGCGGCCTTTCCGGACGCAAGGCGGGCTACGTTCGCGACCTTGCCACCAAGTTCCACGAAGGAGAGGTCCACCCGGACAAGTGGCAGGACATGCCCGATGACGCCATCGCCGCCGAGCTGCTGAGCATTCGCGGCATCGGCCGCTGGACGGCCGATATGTTTCTCATCTTCCACCTGATGCGCCCCGATGTGCTGCCGCTGGGCGATCTGGGTTTGATCAAGGGCGTGAGCCAGACCTATTTCGCCGGTGAGCCGGTGACGCAAAGCGAGGTGCGCGAGGTGGCCGCCGCCTGGGCCCCCTGGCGTTCGGTGGGGACTTGGTATATTTGGCGCAGTCTGGACCCGCTTCCGGTCAACTATTGA
- the cysS gene encoding cysteine--tRNA ligase, protein MTALHLHNTLSRGKVRFVPIEPGHVRMYVCGMTVYDYCHIGHARVMVVFDLLQRWLKAQGLRVTYVRNITDIDDKIIRRAQDNGESIRALTDRFIQAMHEDADALGVERPTHEPRATDYIPQMLDLVGKLKARGLAYRDGAGDVNFHVRAFAGYGKLSGKSLDELRAGERVEVDTAKEDPLDFVLWKAAKPTEPDEVKWASEDGPGRPGWHLECSAMSCALLGETFDIHGGGADLQFPHHENEIAQSEGASGKPMAQVWLHNGFVRVDGEKMSKSLGNFFTIRDILQHVDAETVRLFIVRAHYRSPLNYSDEHLQDAHAALTRLYTALDPFADLPGRIDWHHPRAQAFAAAMNDDLNTAEAMAVLFELATEVNKTGDADLAALLKGLGGLLGLLQQRPREFLQRKAASVDAAWVEQQVQARIAAKQARDFAEADRIRAELTAKGIVLEDKPGGVTVWRSA, encoded by the coding sequence ATGACTGCGTTGCACCTCCACAATACCCTCTCCCGCGGGAAAGTCCGCTTTGTCCCGATTGAGCCCGGCCATGTCCGCATGTACGTCTGCGGCATGACGGTGTACGACTACTGTCATATCGGACATGCCCGGGTCATGGTGGTGTTCGACCTGCTGCAGCGCTGGCTCAAGGCGCAGGGTCTGCGGGTGACCTATGTGCGCAACATCACCGACATCGATGACAAGATCATCCGCCGTGCGCAGGACAACGGTGAATCCATCCGGGCGCTGACCGACCGCTTCATTCAGGCCATGCATGAAGACGCCGACGCGCTCGGCGTGGAGCGCCCGACGCACGAGCCGCGCGCCACCGACTACATCCCGCAGATGCTCGATCTCGTGGGCAAGCTCAAGGCGCGCGGTCTGGCGTATCGCGACGGCGCCGGTGACGTGAATTTCCACGTGCGCGCGTTTGCGGGCTATGGCAAGTTGTCGGGCAAGTCGCTCGACGAGCTGCGCGCCGGTGAGCGCGTCGAGGTGGATACGGCGAAAGAGGATCCGCTGGACTTCGTGCTGTGGAAAGCCGCCAAGCCCACCGAGCCCGACGAGGTGAAGTGGGCCTCGGAAGACGGCCCCGGGCGCCCGGGCTGGCATCTGGAATGCTCGGCCATGAGCTGCGCGCTGCTGGGCGAGACGTTCGACATTCATGGCGGTGGTGCCGATCTGCAGTTTCCGCATCACGAAAACGAGATCGCCCAGAGCGAGGGCGCGAGCGGCAAGCCCATGGCGCAGGTCTGGCTGCATAACGGATTCGTGCGGGTCGATGGCGAGAAGATGTCCAAGTCGCTGGGCAACTTCTTCACCATTCGCGACATTCTTCAGCACGTCGATGCCGAGACCGTGCGGCTGTTCATCGTCAGGGCGCATTACCGTAGCCCGCTGAACTACAGCGACGAGCATCTGCAGGACGCGCACGCCGCCCTCACGCGTCTGTACACCGCGCTCGACCCGTTCGCCGATCTGCCCGGACGGATCGACTGGCATCACCCGCGTGCCCAGGCCTTTGCTGCGGCGATGAACGACGATCTCAACACCGCCGAAGCCATGGCCGTGCTGTTCGAGCTGGCGACCGAAGTGAACAAGACCGGCGATGCCGATCTGGCGGCTCTGCTCAAAGGGCTTGGCGGCTTGCTCGGGCTGTTGCAGCAACGGCCGCGCGAATTTCTGCAGCGCAAGGCCGCCTCGGTCGATGCGGCCTGGGTGGAGCAGCAGGTGCAGGCGCGTATCGCTGCCAAACAGGCGCGCGATTTTGCCGAGGCCGACCGCATTCGAGCCGAACTCACGGCCAAGGGCATCGTGCTTGAAGACAAACCGGGCGGCGTCACGGTGTGGAGGTCGGCTTGA